In Catalinimonas alkaloidigena, the sequence GGAAACCGCCCTGGCGCTGCCTGTAAGCTCCGGCTCGAACGTAAAATCTGATTTCAGGTGAATGTCTGACAGCGGATAGAGCACAAACCGGTTGAGGTTGCCCTCGCTCAGGTACTTTGCCGAGAGCGCATCGAGCTTAGCTTGCAGCGCCTTGGGGTCGGCGTGGGGGGCCAGGCGTACGAAGGTGTAATAATCAAAATACCGCCAGCTGTTGTAATCGAACCGGTCCTGAATGCTCTTGTCCGACATCAGGATCTCGAATGTGTAATGCGTATTGTCGGGCACGTCTTCCATCACACCCGTCACCGTGTACGGCTCGCCCTCTACTTCAAGGATTTTTCCCAACGCGCTTTCGTCCCCAAAATACTCCCGTGCTTTGCTTTCGGTCAGTACCAAACAGTGAGGCTGGCGCAGCATCGATTCGCGCGCGCCTTCCAAAACGCGGTAAGTCAGCAGGTTAAGAAAATTGGAATCGGCCGTGACCACTCCCCTTTCGTACTTCGGGTGTTCCCCCTTCCGAAAAATCACCTCGTCGAACTTCAGCGACGTCGTAGCGGCTTCCACCTCCGGCACTTCTGCGGTCAATGCAGCTCCTACCGGATAATACGACATGGCGTCTTTTACCTCGGCCGACCCGTTGATGCGCGAAACGCTCGACACCCGGTACAACCGATCGGCGTGCGCGAAGAAACGGTCGTAGCTCCTCTCGAAACGGACGTATTCGTTCATGAGCAGGAAGGCGGCCAGCCCAATTGCCAGGCCGGCGACGTTGACGACCGTGAACAGTTTGTGGCGCAGAAGCTGACGCGCGCCAATGGTGAAGTAGTTGCGTAACATGAAGAGAGAGAGAGAGAGAGAAAAGCCAAGAAGGACTTGAAGAAGAGGACTCGTGGTGCAGCAGTTATGGAGGCGTTCCGCCAAGTTCACTATGTGGTGAGGTCATTCCGGTTTCCGGTTCCAGTAGACTTTCAGGTTGTGGGAATCGCGGCCGGCGGCAATGATGTCCAGGCGTCCGTCGCCGTCGAGGTCGGCCACGTTGAGGTCCTCGCAGGCCATCCCGTTTTCGTCGACCCAATGTGCCGTCCATGCCGTTCCGCTCGCATCGGTCGGCACAAACAGTTGGATGCCTACTTTGCCGTCGGCGTCCGGATTGCGCCACCCGACCACGATCTGGTCATAGCCTAGCGCCAGCAGATCGGCACACGCCAACGCATGTCCCTGGTTTAACCGATCCGTCAACACCTGCCGCTTGCCCTCCCGGTAGACCACCAACGCATTGCCGTGCATCGGCTCAATCGTCGCTACAAACGGTGTTTTTCCTTTTCCCAGCCGGACTTCGCCCGCCCCCTGGGTCATCCCTGCGAGGGGTTTGCTTTGCCACGTTCCGCGGTGGTACGTCAGCTCCAGTACGCCTTCTTTCCCGGCCAGCAGCAGGCGAGGCCGCCGGGTAAGGTCGACCGCCAGGTTGTGTGTCATGTGCATTTCCTGATTCACCGTCAGCGTATCCCAGCGGCGCGCCGGTGCGGCCGATAGTGCAGCCTCCGGAAACCGGTAGGCCAGGACTTTCACCCCCGCCCCTTCACCGTTCTGATTGCCCCGCCCGTGCAGCGGCACCACCACCAGATCCCACTGCTGTTGGCTCGTAGGCACCCAGCGCATGCGGTGAACGGTCGGTTCGTGAGGTAACGCCACGGCCTGCCACGGCTGGGTCGGGTCGGCGGGACGCACCAGGTAATGCACCGACCCGGACTGGGTTGCATCGCTCGTTTCGCCGGGATTCCATTGCGCTCCGACCGCCACTTCCACCCGACCGTCGCCGTTGAGGTCTTTTGCGGCCAGACACACATTGTCGTGTTCTGTCAGGTTCTCGGCCATCACGAACCGCCGCCAGTCCCGGTTGCGGTACCAGAAGATTTGTTTCTGATCGGCCAGCAACACATCCGGGCGCTGGTCGCCATCTACGTCGCCAATGGCCAGACCATACCCGATGCGAATGCTGCTGTCCAGCGTTTGTGCTTCGAAGCGCGGCTGTGCCCAGAGCGGAAGCGAAATCAGCAGAAGCAGAAAATAACGCATGGCGGGAAAGGTTGAAGTGGACTACTAAACGTAGGAAAAAAGCGGCAGAAAGCGACATGCGTACGAGCCTCGGCCTGCCGTAGCCGGGTTAAAAACCCAGACGCCGCACCGACTTCGCTTCGCCGGCTGGTTGTCGGCGAAGCGCCACCGCTCCTCTTGCCTGAATGTATAAAATTTGTCAACTTGGGGCTTCCCACCCGTTTTTCACCTTCCAACTTTTACTGCTTACCTATGTCTGTTTTTACAAAACTCCTCGTTCCGGCGGCGTGCGGAGCCCTGCTGCTCAGTTGCCAATCGTCCAACTCTACCGGCAAAGAAACGGCCCTTGCCGACTCAACGGCCCACGCCGATTCCGTACACTTTGCCGTATTTACCGTCGATACCCACGTGGACACGCCCATGCAGATGATGGATTCGACGTTCGACCTCACCGAAACGCACGACGCACACGCCACGGGCAGCCAGGTCGACTTTCCGCGCATGAAAGAAGGCGGATTGGATGCGGCCTTTTTTGCCGTGTACCTGGGTCAGGGTGACCGTACGCCGGAAGGCCATGCGGAAGCCAAGCGACGTGCGCTGGCCATTTTCGACACCATCCACAAAGCGGCCGAACGCCATGCGGACCTGGCCGGCATCGCCATGACGGCCGATCAGGGCGAGCAACTGGTGGAAGACGGCAAAATTGCGATGTTTATCGGGATGGAAAACGGCTGGCCCGTGGGCAACGATCTGTCGCTGCTCAAGACCTACTACGACCTGGGCGGGCGCTACATCACCCTCAGTCACACGTCGAACAACGACATCTGCGACTCGTCGACCGACAAAGAAGGTCCGGAATACGGCGGCCTGAGCGCCTTTGGCGAAGAAGTGGTGAAAGAGATGAACCGGCTGGGCATGATGGTGGACGTCTCGCACGTTTCCGACTCGACGTTCTGGGACGTGATGGCGCTCACGACCGCCCCTGTCATTGCGTCGCATTCCAGTGCATACGCCCTCTGCGACCACCCCCGGAACATGAAGGACGACATGCTGAAACGGCTGGCCGAAAACGGCGGCGTGATCCAGGTCAACCTGCTGGGCGACTACGTCAAGAAGATGGAACAAGACCCCGCCCGCGACTCAGCCTTTGCGGCCCTGCGCGAGAAATACCCCAACTTTGGCGACCTGTCGCCGGAAGATCGGGAAAAGGCGCGCGAAGAATTCAGGGCGTTGAACAAAGCTTATCCTAAAAAGTTGCCTACTATTGCCGACGCCGTCGATCACATCGACCACATTGTGGAAGTGGCCGGCATCGACCACGTGGGCATCGGTGCCGACTTCGACGGCGGGGGTGGCCTGGCCGACTGTTATGACGTGAGCGAGTACCCGAAGCTCACGGAAGAGCTGGTGCGCCGCGGCTACTCCGACGAAGACATTGCCAAAATCTGGGGCGGCAATCTGCTGCGCGTCATGCGGGCGGTAGAACAGGCCGCCGAAGCGCCGTCTGCCCCCACGGCCTCTATGTAGTTGACTATTTTACCTTTACCCTTTTTATGCGAACCTTTCTTTTGATCGTAATGGGTTGCCTGGGCTACGTCGCAACGGCGGGAGCGCAGGCAACCGTTACCCAACCCAACGAAGACAGCCTCTATTTTGTCACGCACTACCGGCAGGACAGCGCGATGATCGAAATGCGCGATGGCGTAAAGCTGTACACGGAATACTTTATTCCCGTCGATGCCTCCAAGAGCAAGCAGTATCCCATTCTGATGACGCGTACGCCTTACAACGCTTCGCGGGGCGGGTCGGGGCTGTACAGCCGCTCGGGATACGTGAAGCTGATGCGCGAGGGCTTTATTTTTGCCTTTCAGGACGTGCGCGGACGTTGGCGCTCCGAAGGCGACTTTGTGCACGTGCGGCCCGAGGGCGACAACCCGAACAAGAAAAAACAGAAAGAGCCCGACGAAAGTACGGATACCTACGACGCCATCGACTGGATGGTGAAACACCTCCCCGGCAACAACGGCAACGTGGGCATTTTCGGCGTTTCGTATCCGGGGTTCTACAGCACCGT encodes:
- a CDS encoding FG-GAP repeat domain-containing protein, encoding MRYFLLLLISLPLWAQPRFEAQTLDSSIRIGYGLAIGDVDGDQRPDVLLADQKQIFWYRNRDWRRFVMAENLTEHDNVCLAAKDLNGDGRVEVAVGAQWNPGETSDATQSGSVHYLVRPADPTQPWQAVALPHEPTVHRMRWVPTSQQQWDLVVVPLHGRGNQNGEGAGVKVLAYRFPEAALSAAPARRWDTLTVNQEMHMTHNLAVDLTRRPRLLLAGKEGVLELTYHRGTWQSKPLAGMTQGAGEVRLGKGKTPFVATIEPMHGNALVVYREGKRQVLTDRLNQGHALACADLLALGYDQIVVGWRNPDADGKVGIQLFVPTDASGTAWTAHWVDENGMACEDLNVADLDGDGRLDIIAAGRDSHNLKVYWNRKPE
- a CDS encoding dipeptidase, coding for MSVFTKLLVPAACGALLLSCQSSNSTGKETALADSTAHADSVHFAVFTVDTHVDTPMQMMDSTFDLTETHDAHATGSQVDFPRMKEGGLDAAFFAVYLGQGDRTPEGHAEAKRRALAIFDTIHKAAERHADLAGIAMTADQGEQLVEDGKIAMFIGMENGWPVGNDLSLLKTYYDLGGRYITLSHTSNNDICDSSTDKEGPEYGGLSAFGEEVVKEMNRLGMMVDVSHVSDSTFWDVMALTTAPVIASHSSAYALCDHPRNMKDDMLKRLAENGGVIQVNLLGDYVKKMEQDPARDSAFAALREKYPNFGDLSPEDREKAREEFRALNKAYPKKLPTIADAVDHIDHIVEVAGIDHVGIGADFDGGGGLADCYDVSEYPKLTEELVRRGYSDEDIAKIWGGNLLRVMRAVEQAAEAPSAPTASM